AGCTGCCGCGCACCGGCGAGCCACCCACGCCCGTCCCGGCCGAGGAGCAGGCTTCCGGGGCGGTCACCACGCTCCCGCCGCCGGAGACCGCCGCCCCACCGGCGGAACCCGTCGCGCCCGAGGCGCCTGTCGCAGCGGCTCCGGTCGAGGCGCCCGCCGCCCTGGAGGTGCCGGAGCCCACCTCCGGCCGGCTGGTGCGGCTGCGCACCCGGCTGTCGCGCTCCCAGTCCGCGCTCGGCCGCGGGCTGCTCACCCTGCTGTCCCGCGACACACTCGACGACGAGGTCTGGGAGGAGGTGGAGGACACCCTCCTCACCGCCGACATCGGCGTCGGCGCGACCCAGCAGATCGTGGCCAACCTGCGCGAGCAGGTGCGGGTGCTCGGCACCCGCAGCGCGGCCGACCTGCGGGCGCTGCTGCGCAAGGAGCTGGTCTCGGCCATCGGCGCGGACACCGACCGGTCGCTGCACACGCTTCCCCACACCGACCGCCCCGCTGTCGTCCTCGTCGTCGGAGTCAACGGCACCGGAAAGACGACGACGTGCGGCAAGCTCGCCCGGGTGCTCGTCGCCGACGGCCGCAGCGTGCTGCTCGGGGCCGCCGACACCTTCCGCGCCGCGGCCGCCGACCAGCTGCAGACGTGGGGGTCGCGGGTCGGCGCCGACACGGTCCGCGGGCCGGAGGGTTCCGACCCGGCCAGCGTTGCCTTCGACGCCGTACAAGCCGGCACGGACCGCCGGGTCGACACGGTCCTCGTCGACACC
This genomic window from Mycobacteriales bacterium contains:
- the ftsY gene encoding signal recognition particle-docking protein FtsY, whose product is MEYAAIAAAIFVVALIAVAGLLIVPRRRQLPRTGEPPTPVPAEEQASGAVTTLPPPETAAPPAEPVAPEAPVAAAPVEAPAALEVPEPTSGRLVRLRTRLSRSQSALGRGLLTLLSRDTLDDEVWEEVEDTLLTADIGVGATQQIVANLREQVRVLGTRSAADLRALLRKELVSAIGADTDRSLHTLPHTDRPAVVLVVGVNGTGKTTTCGKLARVLVADGRSVLLGAADTFRAAAADQLQTWGSRVGADTVRGPEGSDPASVAFDAVQAGTDRRVDTVLVDTAGRLHTKQGLMDELQKVKRVVEKHGPVDEVLLVLDATTGQNGVVQARVFTEAVEVTGIALTKLDGTAKGGIVIAVQRELGVPVKLVGLGEGPDDLAPFEPEAFVDALLGDAEDAAA